CCGACAAGCCAGTTGAAGCAGCGCCTCCTAAAGCAGCCAAGCCACCACCAATTGGCCCCCCAAGAGGCTCCAAGGTACTATTCCCTTGGTCTCATGTTACTTgtacttttcattttaaatcgtatatttggaatttattttttagtataattaaattagtgttTTGTAATAGCTAGTGAGTAATCAAACAATATTTTGATTGCAGGTAAGAATCCTTCGAAAAGAATCGTACTGGTACAAGGGTGTCGGTTCAGTTGTTGCTGTTGACCAGGTGAGAAAACCCAATCAATAGTATACATAATTCCTCTCTCTTGGTACAGGGGCGTGAGTTATCTAGCTTAAAATGTGTGTTCTTATCATAGatatgtaatcaaatgcaaatactaaatattgtaaaaactccaaattatgatctggactattagaaaatgtcaacagctgaCAAAATTACTGCAACAAAAAATGTGAACACAGTGACAatggttgatgttgtgttgacattttttgttgctgtaATTTTGtcagctgttgacattttctaatagtccagatcataatttggagtttttacaatatatagagtttacgTTCTATCACATCCATCTTATCATATTTGTCTTATCTATTTTGCATACCAAACAAcccataataataaattataggaGGGTTTATAGTAATTTAGAAATTGAGAATAATATATTGAGAGAATTGATATATCTTGAAATGAATGCGTGGATCAGGACCCCAAGACTCGGTACCCAGTGGTGGTGAGGTTCAACAAAGTGAACTACGCAAATGTATCTACAAACAACTATGCTTTGGATGAAGTGGAAGCCGTAGCATGAACCCACtctctttaattaatttatgttttcTACTTTCTACCTGTATCATACAATTTGCAATGTTAATGTGCttccttttttttgttgatttgcaCTATACCGTTACTATCACAAATAATTTTGTGGCAAATGAAATAACAAGTGTTTCAAATCTTTGTATAAGTATCATGAGCATAGTCTATTTAGTATGAAAACAACAATTAAAAGTACATAAACAAAAATTGAAACGGGGCCGTCAAGTCCAACCCCCTTCACCGGTGGTAACAAACGCCTTCCACGGTGGATACCCGATGCCACTACATCTAACTCGGACATCCATGTAGAGATGTCAGATGGGCCTGCCCAGGACCGACCCACCAACAAAATGGAGCGGGCTTGGGCTGAGCTGAGTAGATTAATCGGGCTCTAATTAGGCCTTTTTATAAACCAAGGACCGGCCAGATCCCAGGCCAACTCAAAGCCCGACCTAGGCCCGACAAAATCAACATACgtattaagagcatccgcagtggtACTCGTTGGAACGAGCAAGCGCCGTGTCGTCGGCGCGGCGAGTACCTTGCTCGCCGCTGTGCTCATGCcgatggcacggacgtgctcttaccATCGAGCATCGCCGTGCCGAAGAGCAGGGTGACATGGCGCTGTGTGATTGGTTAAAGGATAGTTTAGTTAATCTATAATTATTGAAaaggaaataataagaaaaatgaagagaataaatataaaaaggtgtaaaatccttattccgaaaaattcgcatgtctcggacccatatttcgaaaggtaagCGAATTGAATCTCTTATCTCGAAGGATTCAATTCCACCATATCCTATCATATACTCAAATCTACCATATATTTATGCACTACACAATTTGAGCTCCAATCCGACAACACCCCAACTCCATTTTGGGTAGCTAGCTGCTTAATTCTATTCTTAATAGATTTTTTatgattatgattttttttaaaatttttttatattttttagataCCAATAAgtagtttgcattttattttgttatcttaatttctttaaattgaaaaaggtgaataattaaatattgcCAACTGTATTTGAATGATATAATTACCTTTTACagcttaattaaattgggaaatgaTCTGCCACATGGCCAAATCTTGATGGTTGATCAAGATATATATTCCAATAAACTAAATTTGACTTTGTTTTGATATAAATAGGGTTTTGATTTGATCAATACCCTTGAACCAAATATTGACTTAAGCTTGGTCTTAGGAATTAGGATACCATAAAATAATGCTCACCATTCCTAATCAAATTCATCGATACATAGAATATGACAAATTTCAACAATCTTCTAGTTTTCAATGTAAAAATGCAGAAATATAATCTCAATTTACTGGCAATCCATAcataacaaagaaaataaacgcGGTCTTAACGTTACACATATTAATAAACTAATATGGACCATCGATGTCGAATGACTGAGATAAGACAaactatgataaaaaaaaacgaaCTAAACGCAAACAATCAATCTAAACACATGCATAGATATAATGAGAAATTCAAGGGTACGGCAAAGCGGcggcaccatcaccatcaccgcCACCGACTCCAGCACCAACTCCGCCACCAGCCCCGAGGCCGAGGCCGCCAAGGTTGCCGATTCCGCCTCCAATGCCTCCAACTCCAAGGCCGCCAGCGGGCAGAGTGCCGATGCCACCGCCAATGCCGCCACCGAGCCCTGCTCCGGAGCCTATCCCGCCGCCGACGCCTCCGAAGGGAAGGCCGCCCCCACCGATGCCGGAGTAGCCGCCTAGGCCGCCGAAAGAGGCGAAGTTCTTCTGGTCTGCATCGCCTGGCAAAACCCTAGCTGTGATCTGATGAGCTGTTACAAGGCAAATGAAAAGCATCAAACACAACTTTGCCATTGCAGATTGTGGATTTGAAAGGTTTTGGAAACTTATTAGTTTGATGGTTAAACAAGTGTGGAGTAGGGTTTGTTATATAGGGGATGAAAGAGTGAGCAGTTGGGAATATTGAATGAGTGAACATTAATAGCAAATTTATGTGTTTACTCTTTTTCTCATGCATGTACTGTACATATAGTTCACTTACTCTATTATTTGTACTACTAGATTTCAAATATAAGAGTATGATATGTATGCTTATGATGTATTCCATATAATAACTTCACATCCAACACACATGTGGACATATTAATGCACTAGATTTCAAATATAAGAGTATGATATGTATGCTTATGATGTATTCCATATAATAACTTCACATCCAACACACATGTGGACATATTAATGCACTCCCTTCGTGACTTCGTCGCTCTAaagctgagtcgtattcctttttactttgtttcaaTCAACAcatcttctttctcttactttattcttttttcatttttctactttattcaattttctattttattttttgtccaTTTAACTCAAATACTCCCCCCTTAACACTCAAGATGTCTACATTATTaagcggcacgagattttacgAGGAGTTATTAGATAgagtaagtagagagaaaaatgtagTAGTTGAAAATGAGAAGAGAGGAGAGatgtatttattttgaaatatagaAAGCGGATATTTTGAatgagataaactaaaaaggaaagtgaataTCTTAAGTGAATAGAACTAGTAGTACAattttccccccaaaaaaaatattaatattacataaaaacggagagagtactacgTTATATCAAGCGAGCCGGTGGCATATCAAACAACTTAATTGTTCAATAACTTCTCCGaaattattaaacttaattatacATAGAAGTGCAATTACTTAGGGGCGGTTAAATTACACAGCTGTACACTAAAATTAAACTTGGAACAAATAGAGAGATGTCTACTCCTCCTCTACTAGTTACTTTCAGTCTTAGTATATGCCATTGAATGCAATAATTATAGAGTCGTTACGCTATAAATTTTCTAGCTACAACAAGATTATCTTTTGGAAAGCTTCAAGAAGATTTTTAgttaatatttgaatttatcTCCTAAGAAAATTAGAATTTCTAGTTTTCGCACAAGTAGTACAATTTACCTATCTGATCACCCTTGAATTACTTTTTGGTCTTATAAGCCCCTAATTAAAGATGGTTAATTAGGTTACAATTAAGAAAATTATGGGTCAATTTGAAATTTATCAATATGTAGTGTATTTAATTACAAGAGTAGAGTTTCCACAATTTGTCCCTAATAATTAATCCCTTTTTAGTTACTCCTAGGTTCGTTAATTCTTTTTAGGGGAGCTCAAATGTTTGAGTTATAAGATGCTATTTTGTCTTGATTATAAAAAGGTATGCATATGATTTCATGGGCTTGAATCCATAAGAGCATCCTTAACGCCACGGGCAGGACCGCACCTGGGTCCCGGCCCGCGGCCCCGCGCGATGGAGGTGACGAATttgcggcccaggccggtcccggggacTCAGTCGCGGCCCAGGGACTCGCCCAGGGTCTGGCCTGGCGGGCGATGGAGCTTCCGGTTGGAGGGGGTTCGGGCCGCTCATGTGCCCCAAGTTCTGAATTTTTAtgcatttggaagaggaagaagagggaggtggagaggaagaagaaggaggaagaggaagaagatggagagggagaggggcgagatttttttgcacttttttaaaactttttaaatttttttgcactttttttaatattctatttttttatattttttagtttataatttattatttttgtattaaaaatgaatttctcgtgttataattgctCAACGTTTTCACTTTTTACAAGTAATATAGgctggagttgtgaatagtgcaatttaatagttgtggaCCGGGAtggggcctgcagggttagagcagttgtggCCTGAGACTCAAATTTTAGGAATGATAACGTAGAGGGGACTTGGGACCTGAATCCGGGCCGGGGTTAAGGATGCTCTAAGTAATAGCCATAAATGCACATTTAATACATGCACATGATTTTAGTTGGCTACCTACCACTCACTCATTGCCTGCCTTTGGCTCAACGGCAAGTCGAATGTTAATTTTGCAGTTCCGACCTTTTTCTTCCTTGGTAAGataagatgagaatggaaaaaaaatatgaagttacttaACTCATTGTAATAGTAACAGTAGCTTttaaatcattaaaatatttagcAATTACTTTCCTGAATAACATGAAATAATTGGGTTTAATTGCCGGCAAAATACAACAATTCTTTGTGAGATTAACCTAGTgaaaatcattttaaaacatGGAATTGCATATAGTTgtgtcatttttctattttggaaagtttttttttatagtgatttCCATATATGGTATTCTTTCCTAATCCATTCTCTCTtgtactttatttacttttctagaatacacttttttttttctttctcctacttatctattttttttatctaacaCACTAAACAATATTTCTTAAATTCCGTGGTAAAAAGAAGTgtctcaactatgaagaaacggagagagtataaaacCTAAAAATGACTGCCAAATGTcaatatactccatctgtcccattaaaaatgaaacgttttcatATTTGAATTGTCTTATTAAagatgaaacgtttctaaaaacgAAAATAACTATCTCTTACATTATTTTGTGTCTTTTCATTaggccattagcaatggggcgccttaaggcgcgccacgtcatcagttttatcctcctaccccccacctgcaatggggcgccctaaggcgcgccctatgaattttcatttcatttcatttataaaaaatttaaataacacacaaaattgggaaaaaacttcatttca
This sequence is a window from Salvia splendens isolate huo1 chromosome 14, SspV2, whole genome shotgun sequence. Protein-coding genes within it:
- the LOC121764149 gene encoding glycine-rich protein 5-like codes for the protein MAKLCLMLFICLVTAHQITARVLPGDADQKNFASFGGLGGYSGIGGGGLPFGGVGGGIGSGAGLGGGIGGGIGTLPAGGLGVGGIGGGIGNLGGLGLGAGGGVGAGVGGGDGDGAAALPYP
- the LOC121763393 gene encoding photosystem I reaction center subunit IV B, chloroplastic-like, coding for MATSSLASAACGFVLAQNVTSNTTTLKTNMLCFSSRNNRASRVVVRAAEEPADKPVEAAPPKAAKPPPIGPPRGSKVRILRKESYWYKGVGSVVAVDQDPKTRYPVVVRFNKVNYANVSTNNYALDEVEAVA